The following nucleotide sequence is from Macaca fascicularis isolate 582-1 chromosome 15, T2T-MFA8v1.1.
ttccacagaggttgtactaatttacagttgcgctaacagtgtataagggttctcTTTCTCTACatcttgccaacatctgttttttgtctttttaatatttaatattctgactggcattagatggtatctcattgtggttttaatttgcatttgtctgatgattagtgatgttgaacttttttttcaaatgcccGTGGGCAATTTGTGTGACTTATTTGAAAACTGACTATTCATGtccttcttccactttttttttttttttttttttttttgagacggagtctaggtctgtcgcccaggctggagtgcagtggccggatctcagctcactgcaagctccgcctcccaggtttacgccattctccagcctcagcctcccgagtagctgggactacaggcgcccgccacctcgcccagctagttttttgtatttttagtagagacagggtttcaccgtgttagccaggatggtctcgatcttctgacctcgtgatccgcccatctcggcctcccaaagtgctgggattacaggcttgagccaccgcgcccggccccgtcttccactttttaatgagattcttTACAGGTATTTTTGTAGAGTTGTTTGAatttcttgtaaattctggatattagtccacTGTCGGTTGTattcaaactcattttaaaatatatattctgcatgacaaaataaaataaaacaacataaccccaaacacacacatctGCTGACTTTCATAAGTCAGTCAATACTAGGGAATTGGCTGAAGCAGGACAgaagatacatacacatatgccTTTGGCATCCAGATAGACAACCTAGGTCCATTAGGCATTAATAGGGAACTCTGGAAACTGCAGTTTACTGCAGAGCACGTGCCACACCcagataatcttttttaaaaaatctatagttAGCTTTATTAACAGTGTAACATTTTcacaaattcttaaattttatgttttaattttcatattacaGTTTAAAACATACAGCTTAAAAACAAGCATATTAATTCAAATCCACAAATATTCAAGCCTAcatgaaagaagaatgaaatgagattACCTTTTTATATAATCAGCTGAATTCTTTTTACGGGCAAAAAGTTAACATTGGtatttaaaaacctaaatgtccaaTGTTTCTGCTGGCCATCCAATCCAACCATATGTATATTACTTAGGCCACAGGATTGCCCATTAGTCTTTCTTGTCAGAGAGCAATTAGCCTCTGAATCATTTTCGCTCAGCACCAGCTTTCTCTATAAATAAATTTGGATAGGCCAGGGAATTGTCATCTTGGTACTTGATAGAAGTAGGGATGCTGCTCAGTTGTATTTCGTTTTTCAGTACTGGGTAGATCAACACCTGCTAATGCTGGTCCTGATGTTGAAGTTGCATGTTTTGCCTCACTAGGTTCCACTAACTTTTTGACTTCTTAATTGATCTGAATGTCTGCTGAACAAAGGAATCACTTTCAacagtttccatttcttttacttttttcacttGTGCTACCAGGGTGGCTTggtcttcctcctttcttctctttgcttcttcctcatttctttctttggctTTCAATGCATCATCAGCTTTTCAGCAGCTTCAAGAACCAGCTGTAGTCTGGCTTTGGCCTGTTCAGCTGGTGGCAGATGTTTTAATCCAGCTTTGATGTTTCCAGATTCCCAATGTTTAATGTTATGTAATCCTTGTCCTTCCCTTatctttccccttttctctttatctctgccTTTACGTTGTTCTTTATCCCGAGAACAACTATGCATTCTTCTGTGGCTGGGCCTTTCACTGCTCTGACTGTGAGAACATGGACAAGGCCTTCACCTAGATCTTCTTATTCTGTTTTTTGACCTAGACCTCTTAACTCCATAGGATTTCCCTCGACCCCTTGAACGACTTCCAGTTAGTTTCCTTCTAGAGCCATGAGATCCACTGCTTGATTGATGCCTGAGTCTTCTATCATAAGAATGCGAACGAGGCTGAAGATCTCTGGACCAAGATTTTGACTTTGAtcttgatttccttctttctttcttttagctgTATATTCTACTATCTGAAGAGCTCCTCATTGAGGACCGTttacagtccttttttttttctctctctctctcggttcTGCTTTCTTCTACAGTATTTGATGACCAGCGTCCCATTTCTATAAGCTAGGTCCAGACCTTTGAGCTCACACCTTCCTTTGACACGCAAGCGCTGCAGACCCTGAGAGCTTTCTTCAGATCAGGGTGCCGCTGGCATCCACTGAACTTGCTTCAGTTTAAGCTCAGCACCTTCCTGagaatcatttcattttatctttcattttgtaGTGAGAAGAGGCTTCAGCATGAATAGGGACATGCAAGGTGTATAAAATAGAATGGAGTTGTGAATTAGGTAATATGagggagaaaattataaaaaatataaagcattttaaagacAAATGTGTGTTACACAAAACCAGGTACCTGCTGGTCTCAGAAGCTTTAAGTGTTTTATAATTGAGTCAACAATAAGTGGCAGATCAATTGAAAATATGTTTGCATGAAGTTCTTAGTTCAGAGGTAAAGCTAGGATGCTATGCACAGCAACATTGGAAGGGAAAGAGCTTTTGAAATCCAAGTCTGGGCATTTGCTCTAATCAGAGGTCAACATCTTCTCTGCCCTCCTAACCCACTCCCCTGCCAGGTGTCCTATCTCCCAGACCACACATTAGCAGATATAATATCTGTCATTCTAGCTTCTCATCATTCTCTTTCCAGAAAAATCCTGACATGATTTTATCTGCAagatggagagaaaaggagagagcaTCACATGTCTTACATTAATCACAAAAACTagatgggttttatttcaggTGCTAATTCTTTTGAGAACACAAGGGAACCTTTGATCTTAATCTATTTGATGTGGTTTTAAGTAAAGGAGCATCTTATGTTTACTTTGAAGGTGTTTTTTACTTCGGGCTTGATCAAACATTACATTTGGTTCCAGAGAAAAACTCATTGGGAATGCAGCATGTAGTATAGAATTAGACATCCCTAGGCTTGAAGCCTATCTCAGCCATGAACTACCTTCATGACCTTCAGCTAGTTACTTTTCCTCActcagcttcagtttcttcatttataaagcaaGTGCCTCAACATCcctttttgattttcttaatctTGTCTACACGTCTACAAGTAGCccttttattactgatttttaacTAGTGCTGGCCATTGAAATGACCTGAGAAGCCCATGTCTCACTCTCAGACGAGGGGAATTTTGGTTCTAATGGCAGTCATGGTTGAGAGTCCACTGTGTTAAAATCTCTTCATTTGAAGCATCTGATGTGAATTCTATTTTCCGCTTAAACCCAGACATAGatgttaagttttaaaattacatcttaCATTCATTCCCACTACATACTCATTGAGTGTTTACCATGTACAGACTCTGTGATAGACTATGGAAATACATTCAAAGAAATTCCCTGTTTTTAAGAACTTTATCTAGTGtttagaaaatgcatttaaaacttATAATTAAAATACTATAGACCTTGGCTTAAAGGATGCACCTTGTTGTCTGTAATCATATTTGTAGTTATATATTGCTTTGAAAATACACTGtagacattaagaaaaaaaaggaaataaaaagtacatgaatcgtgaaggagaaaataaaattgtctttgttcacagatgacatgattgtccatgtagaaaatcccaaagaactggcaaaacaaacaaatctagAACTAATTAGTTCTAgattatagcaaggttgcaggatacaagctTAATATGTGAAAGTGAATTCCTTTCCTATATACCAGCCATgaacaattggaatttgaaatcaAAATACAGCACCATTAATATTATTaccaaaagagagagagggagaaatatgTATTATGctaacaaaagaagtaaaaaaggtATGTGAGAAAAACGACAAATctctgatgaaataaatcaaaggagatctaaataaatggaaagacaaacTATATGAATGGATAAGAATACTCAATCTTGTTATGTGTCAGTTCATCCCAATTTGATccatagattcagtgcaatcctaGAAAGCTACTTTGCGGATATCTGCAAACTGATTCTAAGGTTTACATGAAAAGGCAAAAAGATGTGATAGTCGAAACAATactgaagaagaacaaagaagaTGGACTCTCATTGACTTCAAGTCTTTCTATAAAGttacaataatcaaaataatgtggcattggtgaaagaatagacagATTAAAGAAACAGCATAGAGTATTCAGAAATCAACTCatacaaatatagtcaactgatctttgacaaaggggTAAAaccaattcaatggagaaagggaaaagatagtctttttaacaaatggtgctggaactgGCGTtccttatgaaaaagaaaaagaatctagaCACTGACATTACACCTTTCACAAAAGttagttcaaaaaaaaaaaaatcatagatctaaatgtaaaacacaaaactataaaatatgtaaaagataacataaggaaaaatctagatgaccttcgTTTTGGTAATGAGCTTTAAGATATGATGCTAAAAACATGATCCacgaaaaaaaaaagtgttaagtgggacttcattaaaattagaatcttctgggccgggcatggtggctcacgcctgtaatcccagcactttgggaggccaaggtggcagattacaaggtcaggagattgagatcatcctggtcaacatggtgaaaccacgtctctactaaaaatacaaaaatatggctgggtgcggtggctcaagcctgtaatcccagcactttgggaggccgagacgggcggatcacgaggtcaggagatcaagaccatcctggctaatacggtgaaaccccgtctctactaaaaaatacaaaaaactagccgggcaaggtggcgggcgcctgtagtcccagctactcgggaggctgaggcaggagatggcataaaccggggaggcggagcttgcagtgagctgagatccggccactgcactccagcctgggcaacagagtgagactctgtcccaaataaataaataaataaataaataataaaatacaaaaattacctgggcatggtggcacgcacctgtagtcccagctactcgggaggctgaggcaggagaatcacttgaacccaggaggtggaggttgcagtgagccaagattacaccactttactccagcctggcaacagagcgagactccatctcaaaaaaaaaaaaaaacaaaaattagaatctTCTTATCTGTGAAAAATACTGTTaagacaatgaaaagacaagtcacacactaggagaaaatctttgcaaaacacTGTTGGTAaaggatatatatccaaaatatgcaaagaactctttaaaaaaattcacaattaaaaaaaaaaaaagcccaattaAATTGACAAACcatctgaacagacacctcaccaaagaagatatatagctTAAAAGCAACCATaggaaaatatgctcaacatcatatgcTATTAGGTGATATAGCTTGGATgcttgtcctctccaaatctcatgttgaaatgtaatccctgtaatccctAATGCTGACGGTGGGGCCCCTGATGGGgagtatttgggtcatgggggaggatccttcatgaatggcttggtgctgtcctcacaataatgagtgagttctcactctgttcacgtgagatctggttgtttaaagagtgtggcccctccccactctctcttctgctcccactctcaccatgtgatgcccttgttcctccttctccttccaccGTGActgtaaacttcctgaggccctAACAGGGGCAGGTGCCAGTGCCATGCTTACTGTGCagcatgtagaactgtgagccaattaaacccctcttctttataaattgcccagcttcagatatttctttatagtgatgCAAATGCAGCCTAACacatcagggaaacacaaattcGAGCAATAAGGAGACCCCTATTAGAATAACTAAAATCTAAAATACTGATGATACCAAATGCCAGTAAAGATGTGGAGTAACAGGTACTCTCATTCACTACTAGTGGGAAAGCAAAATGATACAGCTACTTTGGGAGAAAATTTGGCAGTGTttttacaaagttaaacatattCTTCCCATACATCAGGCAACCACACTCTTTGGTATTTAGACTATGAGTTCAAAACTTATGTCTACTCAACCTGCACACGAATGCCtactgttaagtgaaataagccaatgtGAAAAGGCTATGTAATGTATGGTTTCAACTTCATGACATTTTGGAAGTGGCAAAACTATAGATCAATGATATAAAAGGATTTGGGAagcacaggaggcagaggagagggatGAATAAGGTGGAGCACATGGGAAAGCGGtgaaactattctttttttttttttttttttttgagatggagtctcgctctgtctcccaggctggagtgcagtggcgcaatcttggctcactgcaagctctgcctcctggattcaggccattctcctgcctcagcctcccaagtagctgggactacaggcacccgccaccacgcccagctaatttttttttttgtatttttagtagagacggggtttcaccgtgttagccaggatggtctcgacctactgaccttgtgatccacccgcctcggcctcccaaagtggctgggattacaggcgtgagacgcTGCACCCGGCCGAAACTATTCTATATGGTATTATAATGATGACACATGGTATTATGCGTTTGGTCGTAGGATGTACAAcacaagagtgaaccctaatgttaatgatggactttagttaataggAATGCATCAGTATTGGTTCACCAATGGAAACAAATGTACCGTTCCAAAGCAAGGTGTTAACAATAGGGGAAACTGCTAGTTAGGGTGGGGTGGAAAGAGCGGGCTATATTTACTTCCTGCTCATCtttctataaacctaaaactgACCTAAAAGTAATGTCcattaataaaaaatatgctGCAGAGGTATCACAGGCTGCATTTAATAAAACTGCTTCTCATGCGtatctaaaactttttaaaaattactagtaGAATCTTATTgattagaaagaataaaatataatggtGCGACAAGGAAGCATTAGTggtcctttccttctctttggaGTAGGAAGCCATTGTGTGTTCCGGAGGCCAGAATGTTCAGAGGCAAATTTCGAGTTGTTTGGGTTGTGCCTTAGCTTTCCCACTGAGTACAAATGTTCCATCCAAATGCACGGGTAGAATTGTTGCCCCGAATTTAGTGTTTGGAATTACTAGTAAGACTCACTAGGAATTACCACTAATTCATGCTGGCTTGAAGTTGGACTACATGAGAAGGAGGTAAGATGATTTTGGGGAAGGTTTCATGAAAGTCTTTCCATACAGACTTTATTTTCCTTAGCTGCAAACAAGGGAGACAGAATAGATGATGTGGATGATTCATCTTAACTCAAATTATATGAATGATTGATATTCTGGGCACAGtaggaaaaataatgtaaaacatcTTTATGAGATAATGAGTTTTGTACTTGAGTTATCACTTGGGAATGGAATATAAAATTTCTCATCAACCAATCCCTGAAaagcagggattggcaaactttttctataaaagacttggtagtaaatattttgggttttgtgGACTCTACTGTCAGTCACAGCTATTCAACTCTTCTATTGTATGAACACACCAcggacaatacataaatgaatgagtgtcactatgtttcaataaaattttatttacaaaaacaggcaaagtGGGCCGTGGTTGGTCAACATCTTTTAGGCACTGAAACAATATGTTGGACCAAAgtcaaaagaaaaggagaaatgaagaaagggggaaaagaaagaaaaaaggaaggagagaaggaaggaaggagagaaggaaggaagtagagaaggaaggaaggaaggaagagaaggtaaGTCACAGGTGCCTTATAGTGTTCATTCACTTAATCGTTTGTTCCCATGGCAAATATTTTAAGCTTCTGtttccaggcattgtgctaagcactcgagatttttaaaaaagagagtgaTAAAAAGTTGAATAAGAGAGTCTCTGCACTCAAGATGCATATGGGCTAGAAGGGGATATATTCatgtaataataatcataataagtAAATGCACTGAGACCTCCCCGGCAACCCTGAATAAGCATGATTCCTACCTGCTACCCAAGTATGCCTGAAATCATAAACGGCAGCCATTTAGAAGCTACTCGCTTTTGTTTTGCTGAGTAGGGTGTGAAAAGTACAGGCAAGAATTGAGTTCCTGTGCGTCCATGGGCAATGACGTGGATTTTAGAGGTTATGCTGGGTGGAGGTGAGGAgaaaagagatgagaaaactgatagaACTGTGGGAAGAAACACGGAGCCAATGAGAAGGATTGCGATGAGGCTTCTGAACTGTAGTGTGCAATACGGATTCTCCGTCCTTCCCCCTGGGAAACAGCACATCATTCACATGCTGTGAACTTAGACCTGTCTTGGGGAATTAAAAGGAAGTGCTCATGTGGGCTCAGAGCAGCTAGGGGGAAAAGACATAAGAGGTCTGCCCATCCTGCCTCCCAtctctagcccctggcaaccaatAATCCACTCTCCATCTCTATAATGTCACTATTACAAGATgacttataaatggaatcatactgtatGTGACCTttgagactggcttttttcattctGCAGAGTTCCCTTGAGATGCATCCAAATTGTTGCCATATCAGTAGttgattcccttttttttttaagactgagtctcactctcttgctaggcccgagtgtagtggtgcgatcttggctcactgcaacctccgcctcctgggttcaagcgattctcctgcctcagcctcctgagtagctgggactacaggtgcccaccaccatgcccagctaatttttgtattttttagtggagatcgggttttaccatattggccaggctggtctcaaactcttaacctcatgatccgcccgcctcggtctcccaaagtgctgggattacaggtgtgagtcaccgtgcccggcccgaaTTCCTTTTCATTGGTGAGTAATAGTCCATGGTGTGGAAGTTCCCACACCttgtttaaccattcatccaCTGAAGGACATCGGGATTGTTTCCGGTTTTGGGCTACtgcaaataaagctgctgtaaacctGTGCGTATGTATTTTGTTGTGGACATAGGCTTTCACTTCTCTGGGACACAGGACCAGTGGTGCAATTACTGATCATATCTTATGTGCATTTCTTAGTTTGAAAAGAAACTATCGAGCTAtgttccagagtggctgtaccgtTTTACATTCATACTAATATGAgagatccagtttctctgcaCTCTCCCCAGCATTTGGTGGATCACTGCTTTTTAAAGCTGTTCTAATAGGTGTCTGGTGATATGTCAGTATGGTCTTAATTTGCCTAAAGGAGAGTgataaacatcttttcatgtgcttatttgccagaCACATAGGCCactggaaaaatgtctattcattgtcttttgcccaatttctttattttctctcctctttcttctttctttctcttttctcttttttctctttctctctccctttcttcctttctttcattctctccttccctccctccctccctccctccctcccttccttccttctttccttccttccttccttgtctttcttttcttacatctcact
It contains:
- the LOC102121815 gene encoding LOW QUALITY PROTEIN: serine/Arginine-related protein 53 (The sequence of the model RefSeq protein was modified relative to this genomic sequence to represent the inferred CDS: inserted 3 bases in 3 codons; deleted 1 base in 1 codon; substituted 3 bases at 3 genomic stop codons); protein product: MGRWSSNTVEESRTEREREKKKDCKRSSMRSSSDSRIYSXKKERRKSRSKSKSWSRDLQPRSHSYDRRLRHQSSSGSHGSRRKLTGSRSRGRGKSYGVKRSRSKNRIRRESGNIKAGLKHLPPAEQAKARLQLVLEAAXKADDALKAKERNEEEAKRRKEEDQATLVAQVKKVKEMETVESDSFVQQTFRSIXEVKKLVEPSEAKHATSTSGPALAGVDLPSTEKEIQLSSIPTSIKYQDDNSLAYPNLFIEKAGAERKXFXRLIALXQERLMGNPVA